One segment of Olsenella uli DSM 7084 DNA contains the following:
- a CDS encoding DUF4125 family protein produces the protein MEGSRDEAMRQTLIADIECMEWDMFSSVNNIGGKADCQNDRDQFSVMREASYATWTSEMLESYKGDLERAASQGVNLMSEKYARMMEVTMPGAIDMPPLPDARRALMDEAMGIVMPWEEELYERYALLRHRARSLTQASEDGSAISGTAFDTYLYGELSIYSERTLRLYVEHLRMQRAAGTNGSMAVYDRMARLQGWASFDAADKDFRKRMTEENHAG, from the coding sequence ATGGAAGGAAGTAGGGACGAGGCAATGCGGCAGACGCTCATCGCCGACATCGAATGCATGGAATGGGACATGTTCTCCAGCGTCAACAACATTGGGGGCAAGGCCGACTGCCAAAACGATCGCGACCAGTTCTCGGTCATGCGGGAGGCGTCGTATGCGACATGGACCTCGGAGATGCTTGAAAGCTATAAGGGTGACCTGGAGCGAGCGGCATCCCAGGGCGTAAACCTCATGAGTGAGAAATATGCCCGCATGATGGAGGTAACCATGCCCGGTGCCATCGACATGCCCCCGCTGCCCGATGCCCGCAGGGCGCTCATGGATGAGGCGATGGGCATTGTCATGCCGTGGGAGGAGGAGCTGTACGAGAGGTACGCACTCTTGCGACACCGTGCGCGCAGCCTTACGCAGGCATCTGAGGATGGGAGCGCGATTTCGGGCACGGCCTTCGATACCTATCTATACGGAGAGCTCTCCATCTATTCTGAGCGCACGCTTCGTCTGTATGTCGAGCACCTGCGCATGCAGAGGGCAGCGGGGACGAACGGGAGCATGGCGGTTTACGACAGGATGGCTCGCCTGCAGGGATGGGCCTCGTTCGATGCTGCCGACAAGGATTTCCGCAAACGCATGACAGAAGAAAACCATGCAGGGTAG
- a CDS encoding indoleacetate decarboxylase, translating to MEESLVLEMLQTGKTATWPAKNQLQESGEVVDKEVKGTPSTDRTRRMKERFMNAKCKMDMEAPIAYTKAWREHEGKPLYVRRGLAYKYMLEHLTPAIREDELITMSKTRYDRGATQVPQFATDFMISFLTQAEDQKEEAKLYSVEGKDEAHTVEEEGWTKVGQLFSIREEEVKPMLEVLEYWKTRCVENVSDDWMKTSFPYYQDYVNAKKVGLFPGSGLHAGCDGRWIPAYDVALGGLNRVIEECREKIEKTVVTTKEVADKVFFWQGCIYACEGAIAWAHNYAVEARRLAETAVEPRKTELLEMAERLDRVPAEAPRNFMEAVQALWTTQILVISDSLALGVSPGRWGKFLEPYYEKDLAEGRITKGQALEVMELLRIKFSTEEYITPSLWAAMASSNSFMNLAVGGLDPKTGKCTDNEIEDLILEAGINMPTPQPTLSILLSDKTTDHLAIKAAECTKAGNGYPAWFNYDMMVQHNLAMYRDEGITLEDARNCALSGCVENGLAGTGHPIAHPAFYNEGKTIELACNEGVDPRTGIKVMDGIVPIKTYEDLWDNFIKIREHFMHVYMQYWNEVVACQRDIHPKIMGSVLMHDCIESGRPVDNLGCRYNGSVTLLDSGTVNVVNGLAAIKKLVFEDHKYTWDEFKEAMDNNFGFVLGAEKGNFSMLNQEIDPEKHMKYAHIHRDVLNAPKFGNDDDFVDDIFVDLWHDYDRVTASETTYNGYRWITAALSISAHGPHGRVTGATPDGRLSGVTLCDGILSASPGTDVNGPIALIRSGVKLDPTEFASVQLNMKFHPTAIRGDEGSRNFVDFIHSYFQMGGYHVQFNIVDSKMLRDAQDHPQNYRDLMVRVAGFSAYWNELGKPIQDEVIARTEYDAL from the coding sequence ATGGAGGAGTCTCTGGTTCTCGAGATGCTGCAGACCGGTAAGACGGCCACGTGGCCGGCAAAGAATCAGCTGCAGGAAAGCGGCGAGGTCGTCGACAAGGAGGTCAAGGGCACTCCTTCGACCGACCGCACCAGGCGCATGAAGGAACGCTTCATGAATGCCAAGTGCAAGATGGACATGGAGGCGCCCATCGCATATACCAAGGCATGGCGCGAGCATGAAGGCAAGCCGCTTTATGTCCGCAGGGGGCTTGCCTATAAGTATATGCTCGAGCACCTCACGCCGGCTATCCGTGAGGACGAGCTCATCACCATGTCCAAGACGCGCTATGACCGTGGTGCCACCCAGGTCCCCCAATTCGCCACTGACTTCATGATCTCCTTCCTCACCCAGGCCGAAGACCAGAAGGAAGAGGCAAAGCTGTATTCCGTCGAGGGCAAGGATGAGGCCCATACGGTCGAAGAGGAAGGGTGGACCAAGGTCGGCCAGCTGTTCTCCATCCGCGAGGAGGAGGTCAAGCCGATGCTTGAGGTCCTCGAGTATTGGAAGACGCGCTGCGTTGAGAACGTGTCCGACGATTGGATGAAGACCTCCTTCCCCTACTACCAGGACTACGTCAACGCAAAGAAGGTCGGCCTCTTCCCGGGGTCGGGCCTGCATGCCGGCTGTGACGGCCGCTGGATTCCCGCCTATGACGTTGCCCTCGGGGGCCTCAACAGGGTAATCGAGGAGTGCCGCGAGAAGATCGAGAAGACCGTGGTGACCACCAAGGAGGTCGCCGACAAGGTCTTCTTCTGGCAAGGCTGCATCTATGCCTGCGAGGGCGCGATCGCCTGGGCCCACAACTATGCGGTCGAGGCCCGGCGCCTTGCCGAGACTGCGGTCGAGCCACGCAAGACCGAGCTTCTCGAGATGGCAGAACGCCTCGATCGCGTCCCTGCCGAAGCACCCCGCAACTTCATGGAAGCCGTCCAGGCCCTTTGGACCACCCAGATCCTCGTCATCTCCGACTCCCTTGCCCTCGGCGTCTCCCCGGGCCGTTGGGGCAAGTTCCTTGAGCCTTATTACGAGAAGGATCTTGCCGAGGGGCGCATCACCAAGGGACAGGCCCTTGAGGTCATGGAGCTGCTCCGTATCAAATTCTCGACTGAGGAGTACATCACCCCGTCCCTCTGGGCGGCCATGGCCTCCTCGAACTCGTTCATGAACCTTGCCGTTGGCGGCCTCGATCCCAAGACGGGCAAGTGCACCGACAACGAGATCGAGGACCTCATCCTCGAGGCCGGCATCAACATGCCCACCCCGCAACCGACCCTCTCGATCCTTCTCTCCGACAAGACGACAGACCATCTCGCCATCAAGGCCGCCGAGTGCACCAAGGCCGGCAACGGGTATCCCGCGTGGTTTAACTATGACATGATGGTCCAACACAACCTCGCTATGTATCGCGACGAGGGCATCACCCTTGAGGACGCCCGCAACTGTGCGCTCTCCGGCTGCGTCGAGAACGGCCTCGCCGGTACCGGTCACCCCATCGCCCACCCGGCCTTCTACAACGAGGGCAAGACCATCGAGCTTGCCTGCAACGAAGGCGTCGACCCCCGCACGGGCATCAAGGTCATGGATGGCATCGTCCCCATCAAGACGTACGAGGACCTTTGGGACAACTTCATCAAGATCCGCGAGCACTTCATGCATGTCTACATGCAGTACTGGAATGAGGTCGTCGCCTGCCAGCGCGACATCCACCCCAAGATCATGGGCTCCGTCCTCATGCATGACTGCATCGAGTCCGGCCGCCCGGTTGACAATCTCGGCTGCCGCTACAACGGTTCCGTCACGCTGCTCGACTCCGGTACAGTTAACGTGGTCAACGGTCTCGCGGCCATCAAGAAGCTCGTCTTCGAGGACCACAAGTACACTTGGGATGAGTTCAAGGAGGCCATGGACAATAACTTCGGTTTCGTGCTTGGTGCCGAGAAGGGCAACTTCTCCATGCTCAACCAGGAGATCGACCCTGAAAAGCACATGAAGTACGCCCATATCCACCGAGATGTCCTCAACGCACCCAAGTTTGGCAACGACGATGACTTCGTTGACGACATCTTTGTCGACCTCTGGCATGACTACGACCGCGTTACCGCGTCCGAAACCACCTACAACGGCTACCGCTGGATCACCGCCGCGCTTTCCATATCCGCCCATGGCCCGCATGGTCGTGTGACCGGCGCTACCCCTGACGGTCGTCTCTCCGGAGTGACGCTGTGCGACGGCATCCTGTCCGCCTCGCCTGGCACCGACGTGAACGGTCCGATCGCCCTCATCCGCTCCGGCGTGAAGCTGGATCCGACCGAGTTCGCCTCGGTGCAGCTCAATATGAAGTTCCATCCGACTGCCATCCGCGGTGACGAGGGCTCGAGGAACTTCGTGGACTTCATCCACAGCTACTTCCAGATGGGCGGCTATCACGTCCAGTTCAACATCGTGGATTCGAAGATGCTGCGAGACGCCCAGGATCATCCGCAGAACTATCGCGACCTGATGGTCCGTGTCGCCGGCTTCTCAGCCTACTGGAACGAGCTCGGCAAACCCATCCAGGACGAGGTCATTGCTCGTACCGAGTACGACGCTCTCTAG
- a CDS encoding helix-turn-helix transcriptional regulator: MSHLEENSSSAMAKLQRLQDELSQFFSISIRILSRDDLKSLTVESNGHTRCLTNRGAHPDICERFILRVIDLDPGDVMVSMCPFGLLSAIVPLGKSMWAGLHEEKARYFFLAVHNPAYEGAGGVEVEQKRTVTSIVSGMDLHDKIEFEEKVRLVASVFDLVFSILTEQEQQDLIATGAVGMAELRRLTKREREVMRLVCVGMSNQRVAEELFISEHTVKLHVSSILKKLNLANRTQLAIYGAKVL, encoded by the coding sequence ATGTCGCATCTTGAGGAAAATTCATCGAGTGCAATGGCGAAACTGCAGCGCCTGCAAGACGAGCTGTCCCAGTTCTTCTCCATCAGCATCAGGATTCTCAGTCGGGATGACCTCAAGTCGCTCACCGTGGAATCCAATGGGCATACGCGTTGCCTGACAAACCGAGGGGCACATCCTGACATCTGCGAACGATTCATACTCAGGGTCATCGACCTAGATCCGGGTGACGTCATGGTCTCGATGTGCCCCTTCGGCCTGCTCAGCGCCATCGTCCCGCTTGGCAAGTCAATGTGGGCGGGCTTACATGAAGAGAAGGCTCGCTATTTTTTTCTCGCCGTGCACAATCCGGCGTATGAAGGGGCGGGTGGCGTCGAGGTCGAGCAGAAGCGCACGGTCACCTCGATCGTCAGTGGCATGGACCTTCATGACAAGATCGAGTTCGAGGAGAAGGTACGTCTTGTCGCGAGCGTATTCGATCTGGTCTTCTCGATCCTTACAGAACAGGAGCAGCAAGACCTCATTGCCACGGGTGCCGTCGGCATGGCAGAGCTGAGAAGGCTCACAAAACGAGAGCGAGAGGTGATGCGCCTTGTGTGCGTGGGCATGTCGAACCAGCGAGTGGCCGAGGAGCTTTTCATCAGCGAGCATACAGTCAAGCTGCATGTGAGCAGTATTCTCAAGAAGCTCAACCTTGCGAACCGGACTCAGCTGGCCATCTATGGGGCTAAGGTGCTCTGA
- a CDS encoding response regulator transcription factor — protein MKKILVVEDDPASLTLITEILKGYDYTVVSALDGRSALDVSKRENPDLIILDVMLPALNGYQVCERLRSMSQFRNTPIIMLTVLNEDSQRIRALEAGANGFLSKPFKRVELLTRIKALLSAQVNSDEMVSLNTVISSMLTALELRCAGSTMSSRRCADLAERLAVVMGIPSGNVRDLRRGLLLRDIGYVACNDASVAVENNFTAHSEHAIRSLQIVGAFGHEIIDAVVRYHHCTLQSEDYPANLNTEVLACVKVAIVCTRLEGLLYGNEGLSVQAACATLTNEVSAGLLPSEEVAFVTRLIST, from the coding sequence ATGAAGAAGATCCTGGTCGTAGAAGATGACCCTGCGAGCCTAACGCTTATTACCGAAATCCTGAAGGGGTACGACTACACTGTGGTTTCCGCGCTGGACGGTCGGTCCGCGCTGGACGTGAGCAAGCGCGAGAACCCGGACCTCATCATCCTCGACGTGATGCTCCCGGCCCTTAATGGCTATCAGGTCTGCGAGCGTCTGCGCAGCATGTCCCAGTTTCGCAACACCCCCATAATCATGCTCACCGTCCTCAATGAGGATTCCCAGCGCATCCGCGCCCTTGAGGCCGGTGCCAACGGGTTCCTCAGCAAACCGTTCAAGCGCGTGGAGCTCCTCACGCGCATCAAGGCGTTGCTGTCGGCGCAGGTGAACTCCGACGAGATGGTCTCGTTGAACACGGTGATCTCCTCCATGCTCACAGCCCTTGAGCTTAGGTGCGCGGGCTCGACCATGAGCAGCCGCCGATGCGCCGACCTTGCCGAGCGCCTGGCTGTGGTGATGGGCATTCCAAGCGGAAATGTCCGCGACCTGCGCAGGGGGCTCCTCCTCAGGGACATAGGCTACGTGGCTTGCAATGACGCGAGCGTTGCCGTCGAGAACAACTTCACGGCACATTCCGAGCATGCCATACGCAGCCTGCAGATCGTGGGCGCATTCGGTCATGAGATAATCGATGCGGTGGTGCGCTACCACCACTGCACCCTGCAGAGCGAGGACTATCCCGCAAATCTCAATACGGAGGTCCTTGCATGCGTCAAAGTCGCCATCGTATGCACTCGTCTCGAAGGACTGCTCTACGGAAACGAAGGCCTTTCGGTGCAGGCCGCATGTGCGACACTCACGAATGAGGTGTCGGCGGGCCTTCTCCCGTCCGAAGAAGTAGCCTTCGTCACGCGCCTCATCTCCACATAG
- a CDS encoding DUF4037 domain-containing protein yields MELSERLWRELVAPQIEREIPGVTSRVAVGRVGEGSECWGTDDVLSRDHDWGAGLCLWVSDDVVGASERERMGAHVARLVAQAQKTCDYPVLPFAGPRLGIFETGEFYRRFIGLNHVPASMDEWLATPVYGLAVAVNGRVFSDGPGRFTDFRNALTDECPQDIFLRRMSIDAFGAGQAGQYNLLRALKRGNVPTAELMRSSFLVCALRLLFSLNGRHYPFNKWLYQKAGQLPGAHPLCLRIGQLAKVHLDGDDALLRCADLVDEICEALLVAFECHGLPRANDGFLVSEAEGLHETIGDATVASLPYMMAR; encoded by the coding sequence ATGGAGCTTTCCGAACGGCTCTGGAGAGAACTTGTCGCTCCCCAGATCGAGCGGGAAATTCCCGGCGTGACCAGTCGTGTCGCGGTGGGCAGGGTCGGGGAGGGCTCTGAATGCTGGGGCACAGACGACGTGCTCTCACGTGATCATGATTGGGGGGCGGGGTTGTGCCTGTGGGTATCCGACGATGTCGTAGGCGCGTCAGAGCGCGAGCGGATGGGGGCCCATGTCGCTCGACTCGTAGCGCAGGCGCAGAAGACCTGCGACTATCCCGTGCTCCCCTTTGCGGGTCCACGGCTTGGCATCTTTGAGACGGGTGAGTTCTACCGACGCTTTATCGGATTGAATCATGTCCCGGCATCTATGGACGAGTGGCTGGCGACCCCCGTATATGGGCTGGCGGTCGCCGTCAACGGCCGCGTGTTCTCCGATGGACCGGGAAGGTTCACCGACTTTCGCAACGCGCTGACCGACGAGTGCCCGCAGGACATCTTCTTGCGAAGGATGTCAATTGACGCCTTTGGGGCAGGTCAGGCAGGACAATACAACCTGCTTCGCGCGCTTAAGCGGGGAAACGTGCCGACAGCCGAACTCATGCGCAGCTCCTTTTTGGTATGTGCGCTGCGCCTTCTGTTCTCGTTGAACGGGCGGCACTATCCGTTCAACAAATGGCTGTACCAGAAGGCCGGGCAGCTTCCTGGGGCGCATCCGCTCTGCCTTCGCATAGGCCAATTGGCCAAAGTGCATCTGGACGGAGACGATGCGCTCCTTCGCTGCGCTGATTTGGTCGACGAGATATGCGAGGCGCTCCTAGTCGCCTTCGAGTGCCACGGGCTACCGCGCGCCAACGACGGCTTCTTGGTTAGCGAGGCGGAGGGGCTGCACGAAACGATAGGCGACGCAACAGTGGCGTCCCTGCCCTACATGATGGCACGATAG
- a CDS encoding cache domain-containing protein yields the protein MKQRKISTYFNTGITCILATIFILVIVIGVWLARDSTISSVVARLDVCLQTAYDRLDLEDAIGRARLLEVIEYEGVASLIENSDVSQLSRVLERCKFDMGESYAVAVDSNGTVIASNVHVAGSSWPLAYLLDSVKQEGETITTTEVIAADRLKDSRQSLRDGARVIIDRTTARSLNDAYVHITVCPIYSGETFVGAVVEGYLLNNNHEFPTDYTNAVPGTYLSVGTTDGVRICSNISSNGFSYPAGTTQRRDFVDVINKGGIWRGQVSMVDGGEGVVVAGPITDYSGRVIGNIGVGSPIFMISGLSASHYVLFVLVAAAFFICAALLGRKLTAMITRPISDLQDISRTITKGELPSSDMLRSRSSVPSEIVSLADDMYVMARKLTDKNQRLEEKVSARTAQLANTVDELRAANRHKSQFLANISHELRTPLNSIIGFASLLQENVAGDLNATQTRYAEIIIESGGHLLDLINDILQLVKLDTSVDKLKLSRVSVIEAIRNPVDLIRPLADERGQGLEVIVADELDGYTAYWDEQKVHQILLNLLSNAVKFSPDGGRIRVKASLVEENFVFIHVIDNGIGISNDMKERVFLAFEQADNSYTRIYKGAGLGLAITKDLVEMHSGRIWLEDAPGGGLDACVVLPLCSNRKPDKKDGQEAD from the coding sequence ATGAAGCAACGGAAGATATCCACATACTTCAATACGGGCATAACGTGCATTCTCGCGACCATCTTCATACTGGTGATCGTCATCGGTGTGTGGCTCGCCCGTGATTCGACCATAAGCAGCGTGGTTGCCCGTTTGGATGTCTGCCTGCAGACGGCATACGACCGTCTCGATCTTGAGGACGCCATCGGACGCGCGAGGCTTCTTGAGGTAATCGAATACGAAGGCGTGGCCTCACTGATCGAAAACAGTGACGTCTCGCAGTTGAGCCGCGTGCTTGAACGCTGCAAGTTCGATATGGGGGAGAGCTATGCGGTTGCCGTTGACTCCAACGGAACGGTGATCGCCAGCAACGTACATGTTGCGGGAAGCAGCTGGCCCCTCGCGTACCTGCTGGATTCCGTAAAGCAAGAGGGCGAGACGATAACGACAACCGAAGTGATCGCCGCGGACAGGCTCAAAGACAGCCGTCAGTCACTGCGGGATGGAGCGCGAGTCATCATTGACCGAACAACGGCGAGAAGCCTGAATGATGCCTACGTGCACATTACCGTATGCCCCATATACAGCGGCGAGACCTTTGTCGGGGCCGTCGTCGAGGGCTATCTTCTCAACAACAACCATGAGTTCCCCACCGATTACACCAACGCCGTCCCAGGAACCTATCTCTCTGTGGGAACTACGGATGGGGTACGCATCTGTTCAAACATATCCTCCAATGGCTTCTCGTATCCTGCGGGAACCACCCAAAGGCGCGACTTCGTAGACGTCATCAACAAGGGAGGCATCTGGCGCGGGCAGGTATCCATGGTGGACGGTGGCGAAGGCGTCGTCGTTGCCGGCCCAATAACCGATTATTCCGGCCGAGTGATCGGCAACATCGGCGTAGGCTCGCCCATTTTCATGATCTCCGGTCTGTCCGCCAGCCACTACGTCCTGTTTGTTCTCGTCGCGGCCGCGTTCTTCATATGCGCGGCCCTTTTGGGACGCAAGCTCACCGCCATGATCACACGCCCCATTTCCGATCTTCAGGATATCTCGCGGACCATCACCAAAGGGGAGCTGCCCTCCTCTGACATGCTTCGAAGCAGGTCGAGCGTGCCCTCGGAGATCGTCTCCTTGGCCGATGACATGTATGTCATGGCCCGCAAGCTCACCGACAAGAACCAACGTCTTGAGGAGAAGGTGTCTGCACGTACCGCCCAGCTCGCCAATACGGTCGACGAGCTCAGGGCAGCCAACCGTCACAAGTCGCAGTTCCTGGCCAATATTTCGCATGAGCTGCGCACGCCGCTCAACTCAATCATCGGGTTCGCCTCTCTTCTCCAAGAGAATGTGGCGGGCGATCTGAACGCGACGCAGACGAGGTACGCAGAAATCATCATTGAGAGCGGGGGGCATCTCCTCGACCTCATCAACGACATCCTCCAGCTCGTAAAGCTCGACACAAGCGTTGACAAGCTCAAGCTCTCTCGGGTAAGCGTTATCGAGGCGATCAGGAACCCCGTCGATTTGATTCGTCCGCTTGCAGACGAGAGAGGGCAGGGACTCGAAGTCATCGTCGCGGACGAGCTGGATGGATACACGGCTTATTGGGATGAGCAGAAAGTCCATCAGATCCTGCTCAACCTGCTTTCCAATGCGGTGAAGTTCTCCCCTGACGGAGGCCGCATCCGAGTCAAGGCCTCCCTTGTGGAGGAGAACTTTGTGTTCATACACGTCATCGACAACGGCATCGGTATCAGCAACGACATGAAAGAGCGCGTCTTTCTGGCCTTCGAGCAAGCTGACAACAGCTATACGCGCATCTACAAGGGCGCCGGTCTCGGCCTTGCCATCACAAAGGACTTGGTCGAGATGCACAGCGGCCGCATTTGGCTTGAAGACGCGCCGGGGGGCGGCCTGGACGCATGCGTCGTACTTCCACTCTGCTCGAATAGGAAGCCTGACAAAAAGGATGGACAGGAGGCGGACTGA
- a CDS encoding indoleacetate decarboxylase activase, translating to MDGKGKELRAVIFDVQSFSTHDGPGIRTNIFFKGCALRCPWCANPESQKFSPQLLYTKMKCIGCMCCARACPHGAVTAYTAPEDIERYGHVRYDRGKCDKCTTHECVDACFQEALAVSGKEMTVDDVMDKIRRDSPVFRGKGGVTVSGGDPLLYPEFLAELLGRCRDEGYSVALESELCVPTRNLETVMPFVSYYLTDCKIIDSAEHRRITGVDNEIILRNLRLIGDVCPERMCLRIPIIPGYTDSDENVGGIAAFAASCQFTKINILPYHKLGVPKHERLGTVYQLPHVQPPDDGHMRHLADVIEAHGIECVIN from the coding sequence ATGGACGGCAAGGGCAAAGAGCTCAGGGCCGTGATTTTCGACGTGCAGAGCTTTTCTACGCATGATGGACCTGGGATCAGGACGAACATCTTCTTCAAGGGGTGTGCGCTCAGGTGCCCTTGGTGCGCCAACCCCGAGTCGCAGAAGTTCAGCCCGCAGCTCCTTTACACAAAGATGAAGTGCATAGGGTGCATGTGCTGTGCCAGGGCATGCCCCCATGGGGCCGTGACGGCCTATACTGCGCCAGAGGACATCGAGCGTTATGGACACGTACGGTATGACCGTGGCAAGTGTGATAAGTGCACCACGCATGAGTGCGTGGACGCATGCTTCCAGGAAGCCCTCGCCGTCTCCGGGAAGGAAATGACCGTCGATGACGTAATGGATAAGATTCGTCGCGACTCTCCTGTCTTCCGGGGTAAGGGAGGCGTCACCGTATCCGGTGGGGATCCGCTGCTCTATCCTGAGTTCTTGGCCGAGCTGCTTGGTAGGTGCCGAGATGAGGGGTATAGCGTTGCCCTTGAGTCCGAGCTCTGCGTTCCCACGAGGAACCTCGAGACGGTCATGCCGTTCGTAAGCTACTACCTTACCGACTGCAAAATTATCGACTCCGCCGAGCACCGCAGAATCACTGGTGTGGACAATGAGATCATCCTCAGGAACCTGCGCCTGATTGGCGATGTATGCCCAGAGCGCATGTGCCTGCGCATACCGATCATACCTGGGTACACAGACTCCGACGAGAACGTTGGCGGTATCGCCGCGTTTGCCGCGTCGTGTCAATTCACAAAGATAAACATCCTGCCGTATCACAAGCTTGGCGTGCCCAAGCACGAGCGCCTTGGCACCGTCTATCAGCTACCTCATGTCCAGCCACCCGACGATGGGCATATGAGGCACTTGGCTGACGTCATAGAAGCCCATGGGATCGAGTGCGTTATCAACTGA
- a CDS encoding MFS transporter, whose amino-acid sequence MNTNSEHDAGTARFSGWSVTTAAVVIVLCHMMVRGSFATLIHGMVASTGWSTGVVSLGSSIFMVFYGLFAFLTGTYINKLGCKKTYLLHGCIMALGLFLCSFAQEPWQYWLFYGVIAGIGSGAFWAPVTSMVRQWFIDKLGIAMGLTTGAAGVAMCLGPIVSMNLIAGQSWQTMMRVFAIILIVGIGVASQFTVMRPEEVGQKPLGYDAFMERQARKAAGGDDKKADEFYVPFKWAVRHKAFWLLSLLWFCSNFAEFIVFSHAINYTTTDLGYDKVQATYIYCLIGLVFIFSAIGIGGFTDKLTKRLGDPLKARKRVLTVSYIGCAAMALWLNYGVRLTAGGGETIWAFIVYALVFGFFYGMYIPSVAGVVGVVFGRKEMPQCWGLISLVGMAGGAGLGPYIAGALRDATGSYFVAIWLAVVFYLLACLFMNVVRQPSREEVWGR is encoded by the coding sequence GTGAATACGAATTCTGAGCATGACGCCGGAACCGCCAGGTTCTCCGGTTGGAGTGTGACCACTGCTGCCGTCGTCATTGTCCTCTGCCATATGATGGTGCGCGGCTCATTTGCCACGCTTATCCATGGCATGGTTGCCAGCACCGGTTGGTCCACCGGCGTCGTCTCGCTCGGCAGCTCCATCTTCATGGTCTTCTACGGGCTGTTTGCCTTCTTGACCGGTACGTATATCAACAAGCTGGGATGCAAGAAGACGTATCTGCTCCACGGCTGCATAATGGCCCTCGGGCTATTCCTCTGCAGCTTCGCTCAGGAACCGTGGCAGTACTGGCTCTTCTACGGCGTTATCGCCGGTATCGGCTCTGGTGCGTTTTGGGCACCCGTCACCTCAATGGTCCGGCAGTGGTTCATAGACAAACTTGGCATCGCCATGGGTCTTACTACGGGTGCCGCCGGCGTTGCCATGTGCCTCGGCCCCATAGTGTCCATGAATCTCATCGCAGGCCAGTCATGGCAGACAATGATGAGGGTCTTCGCAATCATCCTGATCGTGGGCATCGGCGTTGCGTCGCAGTTCACCGTCATGAGGCCCGAGGAGGTCGGTCAGAAACCGCTTGGCTACGACGCCTTTATGGAGCGCCAGGCCCGCAAGGCGGCTGGTGGGGATGATAAAAAGGCCGATGAGTTCTACGTGCCCTTCAAGTGGGCCGTTCGCCATAAGGCATTCTGGCTCCTTTCCCTCCTGTGGTTCTGCTCGAACTTCGCCGAGTTCATCGTCTTTTCCCATGCGATCAACTACACCACCACTGACTTGGGGTACGACAAAGTCCAAGCCACGTACATCTACTGCCTCATAGGTCTGGTCTTCATCTTCAGCGCAATCGGCATCGGAGGCTTTACCGACAAGCTCACCAAGCGTCTCGGTGATCCACTCAAGGCCCGCAAGCGCGTTCTGACCGTCTCCTATATAGGCTGCGCCGCCATGGCGCTCTGGCTCAACTACGGGGTCCGGCTCACTGCCGGTGGGGGAGAGACCATCTGGGCATTCATAGTCTATGCATTGGTCTTCGGCTTCTTCTACGGCATGTACATCCCGTCTGTGGCTGGCGTGGTGGGCGTAGTCTTCGGTCGTAAGGAGATGCCCCAGTGCTGGGGGCTCATCTCGCTGGTTGGCATGGCTGGCGGAGCAGGGCTCGGGCCGTATATCGCCGGCGCCCTCCGCGACGCCACGGGAAGCTACTTCGTGGCCATCTGGCTGGCTGTCGTTTTCTATCTGCTGGCATGCCTCTTCATGAACGTCGTCAGGCAGCCTTCGCGTGAGGAGGTCTGGGGTCGTTAG